Below is a genomic region from Streptosporangiales bacterium.
GCGGCCCCTGCCGGAGGCGCGGGAGGAGGCGGGCGCGTGAGTACCAGGGATTACGTGGAGAAGGACTACTACAAGGTCCTGGGCGTCACCAAGGACGCCGGCACCGCGGAGATCAAGAAGGCGTACCGCAAGCTCGCGCGCCAGTATCACCCGGACTCGAACAAGAACGACGCGGACGCCGAGGAGCGGTTCAAGGCGATCTCCGAGGCGTACGACGTCCTCGCCGACGAGAAACGGCGCAAGGAGTACGACGAGGCGCGCACCCTGTTCGGCGGGGGCGGTGGGTTCCGCTTCCCCGGCAGCTCCGGGGGCGGCCAGACGTTCGACTTCGGCGACCTCTTCGGCGGGAGCGGCACGTCGACCAACCAGGGCGGCGGCCTCGGTGACCTGCTCGGTGGCCTGTTCGGTCAGCGCGGCAGGCCGGGGCCCACGACGGGCACGTCCGCGCGGCGGGCCCGGCGGGGTGCCGACATCGAGACCGAGGCGACGCTGTCGTTCGACGACGCCATCGCCGGCACGACCGTGCCGATCAAGATGACGAGCCCGCGTCCGTGCCCGAAGTGCTCGGGCACGGGGGCCAAGGCCGGCAGCCTGCCTCGGGTCTGCCCGACCTGTGAGGGCACGGGCGTGACGGCGAAGGGGCAGGGCGGTTTCGCGCTGTCCGAGCCGTGCCGCGACTGCCGTGGCCGCGGTCTCGTCGTCGACGACCCGTGCGACATGTGCGCCGGCAGCGGGCGCGCGACGAGCGAGCACACCGTCCGGGCACGCATCCCCGCCGGTGTCGCCGACGGTCAGCGCATCCGGCTGCGGGGCAAGGGCGCGCCGGGGGAGAACGGCGGCAACGCCGGCGATCTCTACATCCTGGTGCGGGTCACACCGCACGACACGTTCGGCCGCAGCGCGGACAACCTCACCGTCCAGGTGCCGGTGTCGTTCCCCGACGCCGTGCTGGGCGGCGAGGTACGCGTGCCCACGCTGGAGGGCTCGCGGGTCACGCTGCGGGTGCCGGCCGGCACGCCCAACGGGCGCGTCTTCCGGGTCCGCGGGCGAGGCGTGCTCCGCAAGGACGGCACCAGGGGCGATCTGCTGGCGACCGTGCAGGTCGAGGTGCCCGACCAGGTCGACGACGAGGCACGCGGCCTGCTCGAGAAGTACCGGGCGGCGACGTCAGGCGACGAGGGCACGTCGACGTAGGGAGGGGTGTGACGGCGTGAGCGATCACTTCGAGTTGACTGACGAGACGCCGGTCTACGTGATCTCGGTGGCGTCGCAGCTCGCCGGCATGCATCCGCAGACGCTCCGGCAGTACGACCGTCTCGGCCTCGTGTCGCCCGACCGTACGCCGGGGCGCGGTCGCCGCTACTCGTTGCGCGACATCGAGCTGCTCCGCGAGGTGCAGCGCCTCTCCCAGGAGGGCGTCAACCTCGCGGGCATCAAGCGGCTGCTCGCCCTGCAGCAGCAGGTGACGCGGCTCGCGGTGCGCGTCGTCCAGCTCGAGCAGGAGCTCGCCGTCGCGCACACCACGCTCAGGCGCGCGCAGTCGTCACCGCCGCAGTCGGGGCCACGGACCGCGAGCCCCCGTGGACAGGCCCGTGACGTGCGGCGCGTCGACGAGACAGCCATCCTCCCGTGGCAGGCGCCGCGGGACCTCTGACGGGGGGACGACACAGCCATGGACTTCAAGCTCACCACCAAGAGTCAGGAGGCGGTGTCCGACGCGGTGCGCCGGGCGACCGCCGAGGGACACCCGCACGTGTCGCCCGTGCACCTGCTGCTCGCGCTGCTCGGCCAGTCCGAGGGCACCGCGGGCCCGCTGCTCGACGCGGCTGGCGTCGACTGGAAGGCCACGCGCAAGCGCGCGGAGGAGCTGCTCGACCAGCTGCCGAAGGCGCACGGGTCGACGGTCGCCGCGCCTGAGCTGTCGCGCGAGACCGTCCAGGTGCTCACGACCGGGCACGAGCGGGCGCGTGACCTCGGTGACGAGTACGTCTCGACCGAGCACCTGATGGTCGGCCTCGCCACGGCCGGCGGGCAGGTCGCCACCCTGCTGCGGGAACTCGGCGCGACGCCCGAGGCGCTGCTCGCCGCGTTCCAGAAGATCCGCGGCAACGCGCGGGTGACCAGTCCCGACCCCGAGAACACCTACCAGGCCCTGCAGAAGTACGCGATCGACCTCACCGATCGGGCGCGGGCGGGCAAGATCGACCCGGTCATCGGGCGCGACTCCGAGATCCGCCGCGTCGTGCAGGTGCTGTCGCGCCGGACCAAGAACAACCCGGTCCTGATCGGCGAGCCCGGCGTCGGCAAGACCGCCATCGCCGAAGGGCTCGCCCAGCGCATCGTCGCCGGCGACGTGCCGGCGTCGCTCGAGGGCAAGCGGCTGATGGCGCTCGACCTCGCCGCCATGGTGGCCGGCGCGCAGTACCGCGGGCAGTTCGAGGAGCGGCTCAAGTCGGTGCTCAAGGAGATCACCGAGAGCGACGGCCAGGTCGTCACGTTCATCGACGAGCTGCACACCGTCGTGGGTGCCGGCGCGGCCGAGGGCGCGATGGACGCCAGCAACATGCTGAAGCCGCTGCTCGCCAGGGGCGAGCTGCGGATGATCGGCGCGACCACACTCGACGAGTACCGCGAGCGCATCGAGAAGGACCCGGCGCTCGAACGGCGATTCCAACCGGTCTTCGTGGGTGAGCCGTCGGTCGACGACACCGTCGCGATCCTGCGCGGGCTCAAGGAGCGGTACGAGGGTCACCACCAGGTGCAGATCGCCGACGCCGCGCTGGTCACGGCGGCCGCGCTCTCGGACCGTTACCTCTCCGACCGCTTCCTGCCGGACAAGGCCATCGACCTCGTCGACGAGGCCGCCTCCCGGCTGCGCATGGAGATCGACTCGCGGCCCGTCGAGATCGACGAGCTGCAGCGCACCGTCGACCGGCTGAAGATGGAGGAGATCGCGCTCGAGAAGGAGCATGACTCCGCCAGCATCGAACGTCTCTCGCGCCTGCGCGCCGACCTCGCCGACCGGCAGGAGCAGCTGGCCGGACTCAACGCCAGGTGGGAGAAGGAGAAGTCCGGCCTCAACCGGGTCGGTGAGCTGAAGAAGCAGGTCGACGAGCTCCGGATGGAGGCCGAGCGTCGGCAGCGGGAGAACGACCTCGCCGGTGCGTCCGAGCTGCTGTACGGGCGCATCCCCGAGCTCGAGAAGGAGCTCGCGCAGGCGGCGGAGGCCGAGTCCGAGGCCGACCCGGAGTCGCGCTCGCCGATGGTCAAGGACCAGGTGGGTCCCGACGACGTCGCCGACGTGGTGTCGGCGTGGACCGGCATCCCGGCCGGGCGCCTGCTCGAGGGCGAGATGGCGAAGCTGCTGCGCATGGAGGACGACCTCACCAAGCGCGTCGTCGGCCAGGCCGAGGCGTTGCGTGCCGTCTCCGATGCCGTACGCCGCGCCCGCGCGGGCGTCGCCGATCCCGACCGGCCGATCGGGTCGTTCCTGTTCCTCGGGCCCACCGGCGTCGGCAAGACCGAGCTGGCCAAGGCGCTCGCCGACTTCCTGTTCGACGACGAGCGGGCGATGGTCCGCATCGACATGAGCGAGTACTCCGAGAAGCACTCGGTGGCTCGGCTCGTCGGTGCGCCACCCGGCTACGTCGGGCACGAGGAGGGCGGCCAGCTGACCGAGAGCGTGCGCCGGCGGCCGTACTGCGTGGTGCTGCTCGACGAGATCGAGAAGGCCCACAGCGAGGTGTTCGACATCCTGCTGCAGGTCTTCGACGACGGCCGCCTCACCGACGGTCAGGGACGCACGGTCGACTTCCGCAACGTCGTGCTGATCCTCACCTCCAATCTCGGGTCCAACTACCTCGTCAAGGAAGGAATCGACGAGGAGACCAAGACCCAGCAGGTGCTCCAGGTCGTGCGCGCGACGTTCAAGCCCGAGTTCCTCAACCGGCTCGACGAGATGGTGGTCTTCCACTCGCTCGGCACCCAGGAGCTGAGCCGCATCGTCGACATCACGGTCGACCGGCTCGCGAAGCGCCTCGGCGACCGGCGCCTCGCGCTCGACGTCACGCCTGCCGCACGGGAGTGGCTCGCGATGACCGGGTTCGACCCGATGTACGGCGCGCGACCGCTGCGGCGGCTCGTCCAGTCGGCGATCGGCGACCGGCTCGCCAAGGCGCTGCTGTCCGGCGAGATCCACGACGGTGACACGGTGCGGGTCGACCTCGACGAGGCCACCGACGCGCTCACGGTCACGGCGGTGCGCGACGCGGTCAGCACCACCGCGTAAGCCGTAGCACGCCGGGGGCGGGCGAGTCCGAACTCGTGAGGGGCACCCCCACCGCGTCATGGCACGGTGAGGGTGCCCCTCACGAGTTCAGGTGGTCGAGGGGCGCGTGCCGAGGCCGGACTCCAGGGTCGCGAGGGCGCGTTCGCCCTGGGTGCGCACGGCGCGGGCCAGCTCCGGGCCCGGAGTGCCGGCGAGCAGCATGCGACGCACCGACGTGACGAGGGCGCGCTGCACGCCGACGAGGGCGTTGGCGACGACCCACGCCTCCACGTCGTCGTCGGGGCCGTCGACCTCCGCGGCGAGGACCTCGGCCAGCGAGGCGATGCACTCGTCGAACGTCTGCCGCTCGCGCGCCCGCAGGGCCGGGCTGCCGGCGATCATCCGCGCGCCCGCGACGAGATCCTCCAGGGCGTCGGGATCGTGGTCGGCGAGCAGGCCCTGCGGGTACTCGAACACGAACCCGCGGAACGCGGCGGAAACAGGGACGCCGGGACCGCGGTTCCCGATGGCCTCGACGAGGGCGGTCTGGAACGCTTCCATCTGGCTGTAGACGAGATCTTCCTTCGTCGGGAAGTAGTTGAAGACGGTGGCCACGGAGACGTCCGCCCGCCTCGCCACCTCGGCCACGGTCACGGCGTCGAAGCCGCGCTCGACGAACAGTGCGTGCGCCGTCGTGGCGATCAGCTGCCTGGTCCGCTGCTTCTTGCGCTCCCGCAGTCCCTGCTCCGCCATGCCGGGAGCGTACCACTTGACGTAGAGTCGATCGACGTTTAGAGTCACACTAACTTTAGATCCGCCCGAGAACGGAGTCCCCCGTGTTCGACAGCCTCCGCCGACCCGGCTGGCCGCGGGTGCTCCTCGCCGCCGGTACGGTCCTGCTGGCCGCGATGGTGTTCCACCTCGTCGCGCTGGTCATCACCGGCGGACCGGTGACCGGGCCGGTGTCGCTGCGCAAGCCGGCGACGTTCGCCGAGACCGGGTGGCTCGTCGCGTGGTCGGTGGCGCTCGTGCTGCCGCTCCTGCGCACCCGCGCCTGGCAGCGCCATGTCATCGGCACCACCGTGCTCCTCTTCGGCTTCGTCGAGACCGCCGTGATCGGTTTCCAGGCGTGGCGGGGCGTGCCGAGCCACTACAACTTCACGACCCCGCTCGATGCGGCGCTCATGCGCGGCGGCGCTGCAGGCACCGCCGGGGTCTTCCTGGTCGGCGTCATCGTGCTGCTGGTCGTGGCGCTGCGCTCGCGCGCCACCGCCGCGAGCGTCCGCCTCGGCGTGACCGCGGGGATCGGCGTCCTGCTCGTCGGCTGCGTGATCGGGCTGGTGATGGTCTTCAACAACAGCGGTGTCTTCCAGGGCAGCGTCGGGGAGAACTTCACCCGCGAGATCGGACGCTACCTCGGTCCCGACGCGGCGACCGTCGGTCCGCAGTACC
It encodes:
- a CDS encoding TetR family transcriptional regulator; translated protein: MAEQGLRERKKQRTRQLIATTAHALFVERGFDAVTVAEVARRADVSVATVFNYFPTKEDLVYSQMEAFQTALVEAIGNRGPGVPVSAAFRGFVFEYPQGLLADHDPDALEDLVAGARMIAGSPALRARERQTFDECIASLAEVLAAEVDGPDDDVEAWVVANALVGVQRALVTSVRRMLLAGTPGPELARAVRTQGERALATLESGLGTRPSTT
- the dnaJ gene encoding molecular chaperone DnaJ — protein: MSTRDYVEKDYYKVLGVTKDAGTAEIKKAYRKLARQYHPDSNKNDADAEERFKAISEAYDVLADEKRRKEYDEARTLFGGGGGFRFPGSSGGGQTFDFGDLFGGSGTSTNQGGGLGDLLGGLFGQRGRPGPTTGTSARRARRGADIETEATLSFDDAIAGTTVPIKMTSPRPCPKCSGTGAKAGSLPRVCPTCEGTGVTAKGQGGFALSEPCRDCRGRGLVVDDPCDMCAGSGRATSEHTVRARIPAGVADGQRIRLRGKGAPGENGGNAGDLYILVRVTPHDTFGRSADNLTVQVPVSFPDAVLGGEVRVPTLEGSRVTLRVPAGTPNGRVFRVRGRGVLRKDGTRGDLLATVQVEVPDQVDDEARGLLEKYRAATSGDEGTST
- a CDS encoding MerR family transcriptional regulator codes for the protein MHPQTLRQYDRLGLVSPDRTPGRGRRYSLRDIELLREVQRLSQEGVNLAGIKRLLALQQQVTRLAVRVVQLEQELAVAHTTLRRAQSSPPQSGPRTASPRGQARDVRRVDETAILPWQAPRDL
- the clpB gene encoding ATP-dependent chaperone ClpB; its protein translation is MDFKLTTKSQEAVSDAVRRATAEGHPHVSPVHLLLALLGQSEGTAGPLLDAAGVDWKATRKRAEELLDQLPKAHGSTVAAPELSRETVQVLTTGHERARDLGDEYVSTEHLMVGLATAGGQVATLLRELGATPEALLAAFQKIRGNARVTSPDPENTYQALQKYAIDLTDRARAGKIDPVIGRDSEIRRVVQVLSRRTKNNPVLIGEPGVGKTAIAEGLAQRIVAGDVPASLEGKRLMALDLAAMVAGAQYRGQFEERLKSVLKEITESDGQVVTFIDELHTVVGAGAAEGAMDASNMLKPLLARGELRMIGATTLDEYRERIEKDPALERRFQPVFVGEPSVDDTVAILRGLKERYEGHHQVQIADAALVTAAALSDRYLSDRFLPDKAIDLVDEAASRLRMEIDSRPVEIDELQRTVDRLKMEEIALEKEHDSASIERLSRLRADLADRQEQLAGLNARWEKEKSGLNRVGELKKQVDELRMEAERRQRENDLAGASELLYGRIPELEKELAQAAEAESEADPESRSPMVKDQVGPDDVADVVSAWTGIPAGRLLEGEMAKLLRMEDDLTKRVVGQAEALRAVSDAVRRARAGVADPDRPIGSFLFLGPTGVGKTELAKALADFLFDDERAMVRIDMSEYSEKHSVARLVGAPPGYVGHEEGGQLTESVRRRPYCVVLLDEIEKAHSEVFDILLQVFDDGRLTDGQGRTVDFRNVVLILTSNLGSNYLVKEGIDEETKTQQVLQVVRATFKPEFLNRLDEMVVFHSLGTQELSRIVDITVDRLAKRLGDRRLALDVTPAAREWLAMTGFDPMYGARPLRRLVQSAIGDRLAKALLSGEIHDGDTVRVDLDEATDALTVTAVRDAVSTTA